A single genomic interval of Mucilaginibacter boryungensis harbors:
- a CDS encoding amidase, whose product MHRRSFLKNSSLAGLAITAVASGSCNLISSDKKESGDDVVFDDKFELNEVTIDTLQEKMNAGTYTSRSITELYLKRIEAIDKKGPKLNSIIELNPDALAMADAMDKERKNGKVRGAMHGIPVLVKDNIDVAGKMMTTAGALALNGHIAAKDAFIITQLREAGAVIIGKTNLSEWANFRSNRSTSAWSSRGGQTRMPYILNRNPSGSSSGSGSATAANLCTVAIGTETDGSVVSPSSVNGLVGIKPTVGLLSRTGIIPISKTQDTAGPMARTVKDAVILLTTLAGIDTTDAATLTSKGQAQPDYTKFLDSAGLAGKRIGIEKSFLKGNEAVVSLFREAIQVLKSKGAKVKEIDLLSQLKEIGDGEYQVLLYEFKDGVNNYLAGANAKVKSLADVIAFNKANAHDAMPFFKQETLELAQTKGDLNTKEYLDALKKSTETSRNAIDTILKKHKLSAIVGPTNGLACCIDLINGDYDTGFSFSSPAAMAGYPHITVPMGEVLGLPMGLSFIGTAYSEHELIKLAYGYEQASKRRGMPTFRQSLI is encoded by the coding sequence ATGCACAGAAGAAGTTTCCTGAAAAATAGTTCATTAGCCGGTTTGGCTATCACCGCCGTGGCAAGCGGCTCATGCAATTTAATTTCATCTGATAAAAAAGAAAGCGGGGACGATGTCGTTTTCGACGACAAATTTGAACTGAATGAAGTCACTATAGATACGTTACAGGAAAAAATGAATGCGGGTACTTACACCTCGCGTTCTATTACCGAACTATATCTGAAACGTATCGAGGCGATAGATAAAAAAGGGCCAAAACTAAATTCGATCATAGAACTGAACCCCGATGCACTGGCTATGGCCGATGCGATGGATAAAGAACGCAAAAACGGTAAAGTGCGCGGCGCTATGCATGGTATCCCGGTATTGGTGAAAGACAACATTGATGTAGCCGGCAAAATGATGACCACCGCTGGGGCATTAGCGCTGAACGGGCATATTGCTGCTAAAGATGCCTTTATTATTACCCAATTGAGAGAAGCCGGTGCTGTAATTATAGGCAAAACCAATTTAAGCGAATGGGCTAATTTCCGTAGTAACCGGTCAACCAGTGCATGGAGCAGCCGTGGCGGACAAACCCGGATGCCCTATATTTTAAACAGGAACCCAAGCGGTTCAAGTTCGGGATCAGGATCGGCAACGGCAGCCAATTTATGCACCGTAGCCATAGGCACGGAGACGGATGGCTCGGTAGTATCACCGTCATCAGTAAATGGCCTGGTGGGCATTAAACCAACCGTGGGCCTGTTAAGTCGCACGGGCATTATTCCTATCTCTAAAACTCAGGACACTGCCGGGCCAATGGCGCGCACCGTAAAAGACGCGGTGATACTGCTGACCACCCTTGCGGGGATAGACACTACAGACGCGGCGACCTTAACCAGCAAAGGACAAGCTCAGCCTGATTACACCAAGTTTTTAGATAGCGCCGGGTTGGCCGGTAAACGCATAGGCATTGAAAAATCATTTTTGAAAGGTAATGAGGCGGTAGTAAGCTTGTTCCGCGAAGCGATACAGGTGTTAAAAAGCAAAGGTGCTAAGGTAAAAGAGATCGATCTGCTTAGTCAATTAAAAGAAATTGGCGATGGTGAATACCAGGTGTTATTATATGAATTTAAAGATGGGGTGAACAATTACTTAGCCGGTGCAAATGCGAAGGTAAAATCTCTGGCCGATGTAATTGCTTTTAATAAAGCAAACGCCCATGATGCCATGCCTTTCTTTAAACAGGAAACGCTGGAACTGGCACAAACCAAAGGCGATTTGAATACCAAAGAATACCTTGATGCCCTGAAAAAATCTACAGAAACATCGCGAAACGCTATTGATACCATCTTAAAGAAACATAAACTATCAGCTATAGTTGGCCCTACCAACGGCCTGGCCTGCTGCATAGACCTGATCAACGGCGATTATGATACCGGTTTTTCGTTCTCGTCGCCTGCCGCTATGGCCGGATATCCGCATATTACGGTGCCTATGGGCGAAGTGCTGGGCTTGCCAATGGGATTGTCCTTTATTGGTACAGCTTATAGCGAACACGAGCTGATTAAACTGGCTTATGGCTATGAACAAGCATCCAAACGCCGCGGCATGCCTACTTTCAGACAGAGTTTGATATAA
- a CDS encoding YwbE family protein, which translates to MNGQNRKDIYPGLEVDIILKKDQRTGTLTRGFVKRLLTSAAYHSRGIKVQLEDGQVGRVAHIVDEDDF; encoded by the coding sequence ATGAACGGCCAAAACAGAAAAGACATATATCCGGGATTAGAGGTTGACATCATCCTAAAAAAAGACCAGCGTACCGGCACCCTTACACGTGGTTTTGTAAAACGCCTGCTTACCAGCGCAGCCTACCATTCCCGCGGCATAAAAGTCCAATTAGAAGACGGGCAGGTTGGCCGTGTAGCACATATTGTAGATGAAGATGATTTTTAA
- the rplT gene encoding 50S ribosomal protein L20, with amino-acid sequence MPRSVNAVASRRRRKKIMDLAKGYYGSRSKVYTIAKNTVEKGLQYAYRDRKTKKREFRALWIQRINAGARQYGISYSQLMGKLNAKSIGLNRKVLADLAMNNPDAFKAVVDAVK; translated from the coding sequence ATGCCACGTTCAGTAAACGCAGTAGCGTCAAGAAGAAGACGCAAAAAGATCATGGACCTCGCAAAGGGGTACTATGGTTCACGCAGCAAGGTTTATACCATTGCGAAAAACACAGTAGAGAAAGGTTTACAATACGCTTACCGCGACCGTAAAACCAAGAAAAGAGAATTCCGCGCTTTGTGGATCCAGCGTATCAATGCTGGTGCACGCCAGTATGGTATTTCTTACTCACAATTAATGGGCAAACTAAATGCTAAATCAATTGGTTTAAACCGCAAAGTATTAGCCGACTTAGCTATGAACAACCCTGATGCTTTCAAAGCAGTTGTTGATGCAGTAAAATAA
- the bla gene encoding class A beta-lactamase, producing MPLRSEIDRIAKASSGKVGVAISLLENSDTLTYHNHDRYVLHSVAKLAIAMAMMHEIDLGHFKLGQQIHITKADLPPTYSPLRDKYPDGNVDVPLEMLLTYMVSLSDNNACDILMKQLGGAQPIENFIHGLGINPIAIKATEAQMAAAWPVQYTNWCQPYTQIQLLGLIYHGGPLSKKSNEFLMRILLATSTGPKRLKGLLPASTPVAHKTGTSGTNDKGLSAATNDVGIIILPNGHHLAVAVFITDSYDPITTRELVIARIAKAAYDEFVKK from the coding sequence ATGCCATTACGGTCAGAAATTGACCGAATTGCCAAAGCATCAAGCGGGAAAGTAGGGGTGGCGATAAGCCTGCTGGAAAATAGCGATACCTTAACTTATCATAACCACGACCGCTATGTACTGCATAGCGTAGCCAAACTTGCTATAGCCATGGCTATGATGCACGAGATTGATCTGGGCCATTTTAAACTTGGCCAGCAGATACACATTACTAAAGCCGATCTACCGCCAACTTATAGTCCGCTACGCGATAAATATCCTGATGGGAATGTTGATGTACCGTTGGAAATGTTGCTGACCTATATGGTTTCGCTAAGTGATAACAACGCCTGCGATATTTTAATGAAGCAATTGGGCGGTGCGCAACCCATAGAGAACTTTATACATGGCCTGGGTATTAACCCAATTGCCATTAAAGCAACCGAAGCGCAGATGGCAGCGGCCTGGCCGGTGCAGTATACTAACTGGTGCCAGCCGTATACACAAATACAATTACTGGGATTGATTTATCATGGTGGGCCTTTATCTAAAAAAAGCAATGAATTTTTGATGCGCATTTTGCTGGCCACATCAACCGGGCCAAAACGTTTAAAAGGCCTGCTGCCTGCCAGCACGCCTGTGGCCCACAAAACCGGTACATCGGGTACCAATGATAAGGGCCTGAGTGCAGCTACTAATGATGTTGGGATAATTATCCTACCCAATGGCCATCACCTTGCCGTGGCTGTTTTTATTACCGATTCTTATGATCCTATTACCACACGCGAATTGGTTATTGCCCGGATTGCAAAAGCCGCGTACGATGAATTTGTAAAGAAGTAA
- a CDS encoding DUF1345 domain-containing protein, with amino-acid sequence MTKAPTRHALFTMDAHYRFYISLVVAVITFFFIRTSLSTIGVVLLTWSSFALSVIIMDWILIFTCHPKEVRNVARIEDSSRTLIFIFVIGAALVSLVSILFLLKSDKQLSQAQITGHVILSMISVVVSWWLVHTIFSMRYAHMFYSTNPDGAGKKPLGGLDFPGGEEPDYLDFVYFSFVLGTTFQVSDVEISSRRIRRLALIHGLIAFAFNTAILALSINVVSGLVSH; translated from the coding sequence ATGACCAAAGCCCCTACCCGCCACGCATTATTTACTATGGATGCCCACTACCGCTTTTATATATCGCTGGTAGTCGCCGTCATTACATTCTTTTTTATCCGTACATCACTGTCTACTATAGGCGTAGTGCTTTTAACATGGTCGTCGTTCGCGTTAAGCGTCATTATTATGGATTGGATATTGATATTTACTTGCCACCCTAAAGAAGTACGCAATGTTGCCCGGATAGAAGATTCCAGCCGTACACTTATTTTTATATTTGTAATAGGCGCGGCATTAGTAAGTTTAGTATCCATTTTGTTTTTGCTTAAATCCGATAAACAGCTTTCACAAGCACAAATTACCGGGCATGTGATATTAAGTATGATATCGGTTGTGGTATCATGGTGGCTGGTACATACCATTTTTAGTATGCGCTATGCGCACATGTTTTATAGCACCAACCCCGATGGCGCTGGTAAAAAGCCTTTAGGCGGCTTAGATTTCCCCGGCGGTGAAGAGCCTGATTATCTTGATTTCGTGTATTTTTCTTTCGTTTTAGGCACCACTTTCCAGGTATCAGATGTAGAGATATCATCCCGCCGCATACGTCGCCTGGCATTGATCCACGGCCTTATAGCCTTTGCGTTTAATACTGCCATATTAGCGTTAAGCATCAACGTAGTATCCGGGCTGGTATCCCATTAA
- a CDS encoding glycoside hydrolase family 28 protein, with translation MMKKNLLKWPATAALVSLLFVHYANAQQSTGHDMEYYITHAPFKMPAVTEPHFNSKIYNIKDYGAVADGQTLNTAAFEKAITACSTGGGGTVLIPPGLWLTGPIELKSNVNLHADRGALITFSTDHTLYPIVNGKAQTLLSGTKLENVAITGEGVYDGGGETWRPLKKSKASPTLWSDMLKAGGVVSKDGSMLWPTKEAMEGEEYLKTLKGKANPTAQDYLPARDFLRPTMVSVQNSKNVLIDGPTFKNSPQFALNPKNCTNMIIRNVTIFNEYWAQNGDAIDLSSCKNSVVYRCTVHAGDDGICMKSSGGKGDALNDAALKNIVIADCIVYHAHGGFVIGSNTDGGMQNVYVTNCNFVNTDVGIRVKSSRGRGGPVRDIYIDNVYMHDILNEAVLFSTYYEDEKPAQPGQKFEVNSKTPIFSDFYISHVYGSGAKSAISITGLPERPVSKIHFSDVVLSATKPVDITEASTITMDNVKILSPQKTLITANNAWDISLKNISFDANVNTLINATGEKSKGITVSDTDLKNVKVGAGSAAGAVKVK, from the coding sequence ATGATGAAGAAGAACCTGCTAAAATGGCCTGCTACAGCGGCGTTAGTTTCCCTGCTGTTTGTACACTATGCCAACGCCCAGCAATCCACCGGGCACGATATGGAATACTATATAACCCACGCGCCATTTAAAATGCCCGCGGTTACCGAGCCACATTTTAACAGCAAAATTTATAATATAAAAGATTACGGTGCGGTAGCTGATGGCCAAACGTTAAATACCGCCGCGTTTGAAAAGGCGATAACGGCCTGTAGTACAGGCGGCGGCGGTACGGTATTGATTCCGCCGGGATTATGGCTTACAGGGCCAATTGAACTGAAAAGTAATGTAAACCTGCATGCCGACCGTGGTGCGCTGATTACCTTCAGTACCGACCATACACTATACCCAATTGTTAATGGCAAAGCACAAACACTACTATCGGGAACCAAATTGGAAAATGTAGCTATTACCGGCGAAGGCGTTTATGATGGCGGCGGTGAAACATGGCGCCCTTTGAAAAAAAGCAAAGCATCGCCAACACTTTGGTCGGATATGTTAAAGGCCGGCGGTGTTGTAAGTAAGGATGGCAGTATGCTTTGGCCTACAAAAGAAGCTATGGAAGGCGAGGAATACCTGAAAACCCTGAAAGGAAAAGCCAATCCAACCGCGCAGGATTACCTGCCCGCGCGCGACTTTCTGCGCCCTACTATGGTATCGGTACAAAACAGTAAGAATGTGCTGATTGACGGGCCGACATTTAAAAACTCGCCACAGTTTGCCTTGAATCCAAAGAACTGTACCAATATGATCATCCGTAATGTGACCATATTTAATGAATACTGGGCACAAAACGGTGACGCGATAGATCTGTCATCCTGCAAAAACTCGGTAGTGTACCGTTGTACTGTGCATGCGGGCGATGATGGCATCTGCATGAAATCGAGCGGTGGCAAAGGTGATGCGCTGAATGATGCTGCGTTAAAAAACATTGTTATTGCCGATTGTATTGTTTATCATGCCCATGGTGGATTTGTGATAGGCAGCAATACCGATGGCGGTATGCAAAATGTATACGTAACCAACTGTAATTTTGTAAATACCGATGTGGGTATCCGGGTAAAAAGCAGCCGTGGCCGCGGGGGACCGGTACGTGATATTTATATAGACAATGTTTATATGCATGATATACTAAACGAAGCTGTTTTGTTCAGTACTTATTACGAGGATGAAAAACCTGCCCAACCCGGGCAAAAGTTTGAGGTAAACAGCAAAACCCCAATTTTCAGCGATTTTTATATCAGCCACGTTTATGGCAGTGGGGCAAAATCGGCTATATCTATTACGGGGCTGCCTGAGAGGCCGGTAAGCAAAATTCATTTCAGCGATGTAGTACTTTCAGCGACTAAACCGGTAGATATAACCGAGGCATCAACTATTACTATGGATAATGTGAAGATCCTATCGCCACAAAAAACACTGATCACCGCGAATAACGCCTGGGATATCAGCCTGAAAAATATCAGCTTTGATGCCAATGTGAATACGTTGATCAACGCTACTGGCGAAAAAAGTAAAGGGATAACCGTATCGGATACCGATTTAAAGAATGTAAAAGTGGGGGCAGGTAGTGCAGCAGGAGCTGTTAAGGTAAAGTAA
- the infC gene encoding translation initiation factor IF-3, with amino-acid sequence MALNKPFNRGPRPPFKKKEAEHNINQFIRAQEVRLVGENVETGVYSLRDALALAQEQELDLVEISPNAVPPVCKIVDYNKFIYEQKKKLKEIKNNAKQTVIKEIRFGPNTDDHDFDFKLKHATKFLESGEKVRAYVHFKGRAIVYKEQGEILLLRFAQALEEVGKVEQLPKLEGKRMFLTVAPKALKK; translated from the coding sequence TTGGCATTAAACAAACCATTTAACAGAGGTCCGAGGCCACCTTTTAAAAAGAAGGAAGCCGAACATAACATCAATCAATTTATCAGGGCACAGGAAGTGCGCCTGGTAGGTGAAAATGTTGAAACGGGTGTTTACTCACTCAGGGATGCGCTGGCATTAGCACAGGAGCAGGAATTGGATCTGGTTGAAATATCTCCGAACGCGGTTCCGCCTGTTTGTAAGATAGTGGACTATAACAAGTTCATTTACGAACAGAAGAAAAAGCTGAAAGAGATAAAAAATAACGCCAAGCAAACCGTTATTAAAGAGATACGTTTTGGACCGAACACCGACGACCACGACTTTGACTTTAAGCTGAAACATGCTACTAAGTTTTTGGAATCGGGCGAAAAGGTAAGGGCATACGTACACTTTAAAGGCCGTGCCATTGTATACAAAGAGCAGGGCGAAATATTATTGCTGCGCTTTGCACAGGCTTTGGAAGAAGTGGGCAAAGTAGAGCAATTGCCAAAGCTGGAAGGGAAACGGATGTTTTTAACCGTGGCGCCTAAAGCTTTAAAAAAGTAA
- a CDS encoding DUF72 domain-containing protein, translating to MEFGRIAPEQLPFTDFSLPPDPAITTATLAAAKGSGTVQVHVGCAKWGRKEWVGKIYPPKTKDANFLDEYVKHFDCIELNATFYQVYGPETIAKWKEKATVNPNFKFCPKFSQSISHIRRLKNADDITTQFYEGIMAFGEKLGPIFLQLGDNYTPKSFPELKAYLEHLPKDVPVFVEVRHKEWYAVTETRELLFNTLKELGIGAVITDASGRRDCVHMELPIPHAFIRFVGNSLDPTDYKRVDEWVTRIKSWADQGLQSVWFFMHQHDERYSPELADYVSDELNKALGLNLLRPTFIDRDKGPTLFD from the coding sequence ATGGAATTTGGCCGCATCGCTCCCGAACAACTACCGTTTACCGATTTTTCTTTACCCCCCGACCCAGCTATAACCACAGCTACATTGGCTGCTGCCAAAGGTAGTGGCACTGTGCAAGTACATGTAGGCTGCGCCAAATGGGGCCGCAAGGAATGGGTAGGCAAAATATATCCGCCTAAAACCAAAGACGCTAATTTTTTGGATGAATATGTTAAACACTTTGATTGCATTGAACTTAATGCCACCTTTTATCAGGTTTATGGTCCCGAAACTATTGCCAAATGGAAAGAAAAAGCGACGGTAAACCCCAACTTTAAATTTTGTCCAAAGTTTTCGCAGAGCATCAGCCACATCCGAAGGTTAAAGAATGCTGATGATATTACCACGCAGTTTTATGAAGGAATTATGGCGTTTGGCGAAAAATTAGGGCCTATATTTTTGCAATTGGGCGATAACTACACGCCCAAAAGTTTCCCTGAATTAAAAGCCTATTTGGAACATTTACCTAAAGATGTACCAGTGTTTGTTGAGGTACGACATAAAGAGTGGTATGCCGTGACCGAAACACGTGAATTGTTATTCAATACACTGAAAGAATTGGGCATAGGCGCTGTTATAACTGACGCTTCGGGCCGGCGCGATTGTGTGCATATGGAATTGCCCATTCCGCATGCGTTTATCCGTTTTGTTGGCAACAGCCTTGATCCTACCGATTACAAGCGTGTTGATGAATGGGTAACCCGCATTAAAAGCTGGGCCGACCAGGGCTTGCAATCCGTGTGGTTTTTTATGCACCAGCATGATGAGCGCTACTCGCCAGAGCTGGCTGATTATGTAAGTGATGAACTGAATAAGGCTTTGGGCTTGAATTTATTGAGGCCTACGTTCATTGACAGGGATAAAGGGCCGACTTTGTTTGATTAA
- the rpmI gene encoding 50S ribosomal protein L35 has protein sequence MPKMKTNSSAKKRFKLTGTGKIARKNAYKSHILTKMSTKRKRNLGHTSLVSDADMGNVKRMLCIGK, from the coding sequence ATGCCAAAAATGAAAACCAATTCCAGTGCAAAAAAGCGTTTTAAGCTTACTGGAACCGGTAAAATCGCAAGGAAGAACGCATACAAAAGCCACATCTTAACCAAGATGTCTACTAAACGTAAGCGTAACTTAGGTCACACCAGCTTAGTATCTGATGCTGACATGGGTAACGTAAAACGTATGCTTTGTATCGGAAAGTAA
- a CDS encoding MFS transporter, translated as MQAQQTTTHRIWSIIGGSLGNLVEWYDWYVYSAFTLYFAGSFFPSDNQVVQLLNSAGIFAIGFLMRPVGGWLMGTYADKKGRKAALTLSVLLMSVGSLMIAVVPGYKTIGIAAPIVLVLARIIQGLSVGGEYGTSATYLSEMATKKHRGFYSSFQYVTLIMGQLLALGVLVLLQRVFLTEKELHQWGWRIPFAIGAFLAVTVMYLRRSLQESAKLDEVTHADRGTLKALAKHPKAVLTVVGLTLGGTVAFYTFTTYMQKFLVVTSGFSKNTATLISTLTLVVFMLIQPLFGLLSDKIGRKPLLIAFGVLGTLLTIPIMLALSGTHQSNLAFWLLMAALLIVSGYTSINAVVKAELFPVHVRALGVGFPYAIAVSVFGGTAEYFALLFKNAGHQEWFYYYVTACIAISLVVYIAMGDTRKYSKMED; from the coding sequence ATGCAAGCACAACAAACCACCACCCATCGTATCTGGTCAATTATTGGCGGCTCGTTAGGGAATTTGGTTGAGTGGTACGATTGGTATGTATATTCGGCCTTCACCCTATACTTTGCAGGCAGCTTTTTCCCTTCGGATAACCAGGTGGTGCAGTTATTAAACAGTGCGGGTATTTTTGCCATCGGTTTCCTGATGCGCCCGGTTGGTGGCTGGCTGATGGGCACTTATGCCGATAAAAAGGGCCGCAAAGCCGCCCTCACGCTATCGGTATTGCTGATGAGTGTCGGCTCGTTAATGATTGCGGTAGTGCCGGGCTATAAAACCATTGGCATTGCCGCGCCCATTGTGTTAGTATTGGCCCGCATTATCCAGGGCCTGAGTGTCGGCGGCGAGTATGGTACCAGCGCCACTTACCTCAGTGAAATGGCCACAAAAAAGCACCGGGGCTTTTACTCCAGTTTTCAGTACGTTACATTGATCATGGGTCAATTATTGGCGCTTGGCGTATTGGTGCTATTGCAGCGCGTTTTCCTTACCGAGAAAGAATTGCATCAGTGGGGCTGGCGTATCCCCTTCGCCATAGGCGCGTTTTTAGCGGTTACCGTAATGTATTTACGCCGCAGTTTGCAGGAATCGGCCAAATTAGATGAAGTAACCCACGCCGACCGCGGAACACTTAAAGCGTTGGCCAAACACCCTAAAGCGGTACTTACTGTTGTTGGTTTAACCTTGGGAGGTACAGTGGCTTTCTATACATTCACTACCTACATGCAAAAGTTTTTGGTGGTTACATCAGGCTTTAGTAAGAATACAGCTACACTAATATCAACCCTTACGCTGGTGGTGTTTATGCTGATACAACCTTTATTTGGGTTACTATCTGATAAGATTGGGCGCAAACCCTTACTTATTGCTTTTGGTGTTTTGGGAACCCTGTTAACTATACCAATTATGCTGGCGTTAAGCGGTACACACCAATCCAACCTGGCTTTTTGGCTGTTGATGGCGGCGCTTTTGATCGTCAGCGGTTATACCTCTATTAATGCCGTGGTTAAAGCCGAATTGTTTCCGGTACATGTGCGCGCATTGGGCGTGGGGTTTCCCTATGCTATAGCGGTTTCTGTTTTCGGCGGCACTGCTGAATATTTTGCCCTCCTTTTTAAAAATGCCGGTCATCAGGAATGGTTTTATTATTACGTCACCGCCTGTATCGCTATTTCGCTGGTGGTTTATATAGCTATGGGTGATACCAGGAAGTATTCTAAAATGGAAGATTAA
- the thrS gene encoding threonine--tRNA ligase gives MINITLPDGSVRQYDKGITSAQIALSISEGLARNVLAAEVNGEVWDATRPIEKDSHVKLLTWNDTKGKSTFWHSSAHLLAEALEALYPGTKFGIGPAIETGFYYDVDFGDREFSSDDFKKIEDKVLELAKTKAEYIRKPVSKADAIEYFTEKGDEYKLDLIKDLPDGAITFYTQGNFTDLCRGPHIPNTGFIKAVKLMNTAGAYWRGDETRKQLTRIYGVTFPKQSELTDYLHLIEEAKKRDHRKLGKELELFAFSDKVGAGLPLWLPKGAALRERLANFLQKAQVKAGYEQVITPHIGHKNLYVTSGHYEKYGKDSFQPIKTPQEGEEFFLKPMNCPHHCEIYKTKPRSYKDLPVRFAEFGTVYRYEQSGELHGLTRVRGFTQDDAHLFCRPDQVKEEFKKVIDLVLYVFNALGFENYTAQVSLRDPENKTKYIGTDENWALAESAIIEAAAEKGLQTVVELGEAAFYGPKLDFMVKDALGRKWQLGTIQVDYNLPERFELEYTGSDNQKHRPVMIHRAPFGSLERFVAVLIEHCAGNFPLWLSPEQFIILPISEKYEEYAKKLSDELKDSDICGLIDFRDEKIGRKIRDAEVKKIPFMLIVGEKEATEGQVSVRRHGQGDLGSMTIEELKKQIIKEITV, from the coding sequence ATGATTAACATTACACTTCCCGATGGGTCCGTGCGTCAGTATGACAAAGGGATCACTTCCGCGCAAATTGCATTATCCATTTCAGAGGGGCTGGCCCGTAACGTTTTAGCTGCCGAGGTTAACGGCGAGGTTTGGGATGCTACCCGACCTATCGAAAAAGACTCGCATGTAAAACTGTTAACCTGGAACGATACCAAGGGTAAATCAACTTTTTGGCACTCGTCGGCCCACTTGCTGGCCGAAGCTTTAGAAGCTTTATATCCTGGCACCAAGTTTGGCATTGGCCCGGCTATTGAAACCGGTTTTTATTACGATGTTGATTTTGGCGACCGCGAATTTTCATCGGATGACTTTAAAAAAATAGAAGATAAGGTATTAGAACTGGCTAAAACCAAAGCCGAATATATTCGCAAACCGGTAAGCAAAGCCGACGCGATTGAATACTTTACCGAAAAAGGCGACGAGTACAAATTAGATCTGATAAAAGACCTGCCCGATGGTGCCATCACCTTTTATACCCAAGGTAATTTTACCGACTTATGCCGTGGCCCGCATATCCCCAACACCGGCTTTATTAAAGCTGTAAAGTTAATGAATACTGCCGGGGCGTACTGGCGTGGAGACGAAACCCGCAAACAGTTAACCCGTATTTACGGTGTTACTTTCCCTAAGCAAAGCGAGCTGACCGATTATCTGCACCTGATAGAGGAAGCAAAAAAACGCGATCACCGTAAACTGGGTAAGGAACTGGAGTTATTCGCTTTCTCGGATAAAGTAGGGGCAGGCTTGCCTTTATGGTTGCCAAAAGGTGCTGCCCTACGCGAACGCCTGGCCAACTTCCTGCAAAAAGCGCAGGTAAAGGCTGGTTATGAGCAGGTGATTACCCCGCATATCGGGCATAAAAACCTGTATGTAACATCAGGCCACTACGAGAAATATGGCAAGGATAGCTTCCAGCCGATAAAAACCCCGCAGGAGGGAGAGGAGTTCTTTTTAAAACCAATGAACTGCCCGCACCACTGCGAGATATATAAAACAAAACCACGCAGTTACAAAGACCTGCCCGTACGTTTTGCAGAATTTGGTACCGTTTACCGTTACGAACAAAGCGGCGAGTTGCATGGGTTAACCCGTGTCCGCGGCTTCACTCAGGACGATGCACATTTATTCTGCCGCCCGGACCAGGTGAAAGAAGAATTTAAAAAGGTGATTGACCTGGTACTGTATGTATTCAATGCTTTGGGTTTTGAGAATTATACTGCACAGGTTTCCTTGCGCGATCCGGAAAATAAGACTAAATACATTGGTACCGATGAGAACTGGGCTTTGGCAGAAAGCGCTATTATTGAAGCGGCTGCCGAAAAAGGTTTACAAACCGTGGTAGAATTGGGCGAGGCTGCCTTTTATGGGCCTAAGCTGGATTTTATGGTGAAGGATGCCCTGGGCCGCAAATGGCAATTGGGTACCATACAGGTAGATTATAACCTGCCTGAGCGCTTTGAACTGGAATATACCGGCAGTGATAACCAGAAGCACCGCCCGGTAATGATCCACCGCGCGCCGTTTGGCTCGCTGGAAAGGTTTGTGGCCGTGTTAATTGAGCATTGCGCAGGCAATTTCCCGCTGTGGTTATCGCCCGAACAATTTATTATTCTGCCTATCTCTGAAAAATATGAAGAATATGCGAAAAAACTTTCAGATGAACTAAAAGATTCCGATATTTGCGGGCTTATTGATTTCAGGGACGAGAAGATCGGGCGTAAAATACGCGACGCTGAAGTTAAAAAGATACCGTTTATGCTAATTGTAGGCGAAAAAGAAGCTACCGAAGGGCAGGTTTCTGTACGCCGCCACGGACAAGGTGATTTAGGCAGCATGACGATAGAAGAATTGAAAAAACAAATAATTAAAGAAATAACAGTATAA